A genome region from Myroides fluvii includes the following:
- a CDS encoding 30S ribosomal protein THX, whose protein sequence is MGKGDLKTRRGKIVNKSYGRRRPRKANKPTSSKG, encoded by the coding sequence ATGGGAAAAGGAGATTTAAAAACAAGAAGAGGGAAGATTGTAAATAAATCATATGGTCGTAGAAGACCGAGAAAGGCTAACAAACCTACTTCTTCTAAAGGATAA